One Tachysurus fulvidraco isolate hzauxx_2018 chromosome 2, HZAU_PFXX_2.0, whole genome shotgun sequence DNA segment encodes these proteins:
- the mafgb gene encoding v-maf avian musculoaponeurotic fibrosarcoma oncogene homolog Gb isoform X3 — MTTTNKGNKALKVKREPGENGTSLTDDELVSMSVRELNQHLRGLSKEEIVQLKQRRRTLKNRGYAASCRVKRVTQKEELERQKAELQQEVEKLASENASMKVELDALRSKYEALQNFARTVARAPAVPISNAPVSARGSLASVIGPLVPGKVGATSVITIVKSKTDARS, encoded by the exons ATGACGACCACTAACAAGGGAAACAAGGCCTTGAAG GTGAAGCGAGAGCCAGGTGAGAATGGCACGAGTCTCACAGATGACGAGCTGGTGTCGATGTCAGTGCGCGAGCTCAACCAGCACCTGCGCGGCCTCTCGAAGGAGGAGATCGTACAGCTGAAGCAGCGGCGGCGCACACTCAAGAACCGGGGGTATGCTGCTAGCTGCCGAGTCAAGCGTGTCACTCAGAAGGAGGAGCTCGAGCGGCAGAAGGCCGAGCTCCAGCAGGAGGTGGAGAAGCTTGCTTCAGAGAACGCCAGCATGAAGGTGGAGCTCGATGCCCTGCGCTCTAAATATGAGGCACTACAAAACTTTGCCAGGACTGTGGCTCGTGCTCCTGCAGTGCCTATCAGCAATGCGCCAGTCTCTGCCCGCGGGTCTCTGGCCTCCGTCATTGGTCCGCTCGTACCGGGGAAGGTGGGCGCCACCAGCGTCATCACGATAGTCAAGTCCAAAACAGATGCTAGGTCTTAG
- the mafgb gene encoding v-maf avian musculoaponeurotic fibrosarcoma oncogene homolog Gb isoform X1 produces MPPLPSIPFSSSLACLFTVLSATSRTLIKKGVLELDRRFQTTRATQKVGDRKLAVICCHFHCSRFLFRGRSVWFTSGSSGMTTTNKGNKALKVKREPGENGTSLTDDELVSMSVRELNQHLRGLSKEEIVQLKQRRRTLKNRGYAASCRVKRVTQKEELERQKAELQQEVEKLASENASMKVELDALRSKYEALQNFARTVARAPAVPISNAPVSARGSLASVIGPLVPGKVGATSVITIVKSKTDARS; encoded by the exons ATGCCACCACTTCCTTCTATACCATTTAGCTCCTCCCTTGCTTGTCTGTTCACCGTCCTATCAGCGACAAGCAGAACTCTCATCAAAAAAGGTGTTCTTGAACTTGACAGAAGGTTTCAAACCACTAGAGCCACACAGAAAGTTGGAGACAGGAAGCTGGCGGTTATATGCTGCCACTTTCACTGTTCCAGGTTTCTTTTTAGAGGAAG ATCTGTGTGGTTTACGAGCGGCTCTAGTGGCATGACGACCACTAACAAGGGAAACAAGGCCTTGAAG GTGAAGCGAGAGCCAGGTGAGAATGGCACGAGTCTCACAGATGACGAGCTGGTGTCGATGTCAGTGCGCGAGCTCAACCAGCACCTGCGCGGCCTCTCGAAGGAGGAGATCGTACAGCTGAAGCAGCGGCGGCGCACACTCAAGAACCGGGGGTATGCTGCTAGCTGCCGAGTCAAGCGTGTCACTCAGAAGGAGGAGCTCGAGCGGCAGAAGGCCGAGCTCCAGCAGGAGGTGGAGAAGCTTGCTTCAGAGAACGCCAGCATGAAGGTGGAGCTCGATGCCCTGCGCTCTAAATATGAGGCACTACAAAACTTTGCCAGGACTGTGGCTCGTGCTCCTGCAGTGCCTATCAGCAATGCGCCAGTCTCTGCCCGCGGGTCTCTGGCCTCCGTCATTGGTCCGCTCGTACCGGGGAAGGTGGGCGCCACCAGCGTCATCACGATAGTCAAGTCCAAAACAGATGCTAGGTCTTAG